GAGGATGAGGTTAAAAGTATACTTCAAAAATTCTGATTATAGGAATCTTTCAAGTGAAGAGGCGATGGCTGTTGCGCTGTTAAAAAAGACAGAACAGAGAACACCAACAATTTTACCATCTTGTATAATCGGAGATCCACTATCACCAGGTAATGGCAAACTTCTATGGGCGAATGCAAGATAATGATACGTCCTACCCACAGACAAAACCGTACAATGATTTTTCTTCCCTTCTTTTAGGGAATATGCGGGTCCAAGCCTGGGAGAACCAATCTCTATCAGATTAACAAGGGAAGAAGGCACCTTGAAAGTTGCCATGGCAAGATCCAAGTCATATAAGATCCTAGTAATCGTGCCTTTAAACTTCCCAATATAAACAGGATCTCCTAGATTACAACCCCCAACCTTTAAAAGATGCTGTACAGTTATAACATTAAAATTTCCATTTTCTGGGATAATTGCACCTACTACAGCCTCTTTTTTATTACATCGAATTCTTGAACCAGGTTCAATACACATTTAAGGTATAATTTGATTTTAATCATATTTTTATCTTTTTCCAACAAAGCCACTCTTTATAGAATTTTTGCTTTCGCTTGATGAGAGAAAAAACTGACGGTTTCTTGCATAGGAGCGCCAGGTAAAAATATGACTGGATCTAAGATAGGTAAACACAGTATATTTTACTATCCGGGATAATTGAAAGTGTAAAAAATTTTTATATTTTTCTTTTTGCGGAGAATTGAAATCATCCTAAGTTACGTATATTTTTTTCATGCTTAAGGTTCAATAGCAGTTTTAGTAGTTTAGATATCCTTCATTGTAGAGTCTTTGGAGGTCTGAAGCGTGTAGCATTTCATAAACTGCATATGGATTGCTGAGGTAGGGTTCTATAAGGCCCCGTGCTATGTAATAGTATGCGCCGAGTCTGCCATATTGTTTCCATACTAGTTGTACATATAATGGGAAGCCGCAGCCTGGGTTGATGAATATGTTGCCTTGACGGACTGTGCCATGGAAGTATAATGGTATTGGGCCTTCTTGGCCATTTTCTTTGGCTAGGTTCTGGACATATGCTAGTGCCTCGTCTAATGTGTCAAATTCATAACCGTCTACCCTGTAGCGATACTTATCGTCGGGTATCCCGAATATGAATGTTTGTATGACTTCATTCCAGTCGATGTCTGTTCTGAGGCCTTTTGGGTCGATGAACGCGAAGTTTATTATTGTAATATCTCCTTCTTGGTAGTGGGAGTAGGAAGCGTCTCCGGCGTAGTGTACTACGACGACGCATTTGGATCCTTTCTTTTTGGCGTAGTTGGCAGCGACTTTTGATTGCGGATGCCCAGCCGCCATGTCAGGGTTTGCGAGTTTAACTAGTCCAAGGCGTCCAACGGGTTCGAATGGGCCTGTGATGGTTGCGATGTAAAGGTAGACTCCGAATATGGCTATTAATCCTATGATAATGTAAGTAGTTTTTGTCATTTCCGATCCCGGGGAAGATTTTTTTACTATAAGCTTGACCTACTCAACCTATAAAATTAACGGTTGAAGTCGTGGGGGGATTAATATTTTTTCATGATTTCTTTTAATTCTCTGATTTCATTTTGAAGTTTGTCTATCTTTTTTTCTATGAATTTTATTCTATCTTGTAGTTCTTTTTCTTCTTCTGGGTTTTTAACAAACCATGATGCTAGTGATGCTGTTAAAAACCCAGAAGAAGGTTATCCCTACAAACATTAAAAGAATTGTTATAAGTTTACCATAGAATGTTATGGGGGCTATTATAACTTCTCCCGCCATTGTAGTTGTTATGGCGTGCCAGAGGGAATCTGCAAGGCTCTTGAGAGATGGATTAACACCCCATTCTGTGCTGTAGAATAGGAGTGTGCCGCAGAACATGGCGAATAAGAGTATCCCAATCGCCTGGTCCATATGTGTTTCAAGGAGGAATTTGAACAAGCCCTTGAGATACTTTCGAAAGAGTGCTAAAATTTTCAGGAGGCGTAATAGTCTGATAAGCCTTGTAAACCTGAAAATCCTAAAGTAATAAATGGGTATGAATGCTAGTATATCAGTCCAGTTCTCTTTGATAAAAACCCATTTATCCTTTTCCATTCTAATATTATAGAGAAATTCTATGAACAATATTACACAGAGCAAAAAGTCGAAAATGTTAATGGAATATATTAATACTGGACTACTCGGATAAAATGATATATAGGTTATAGCAATTATGTCAATCAATATAAGGACATTCAGGGTCAGTTCTTTATATTTTAGTTTTTTTTTTGATTTGATGACAAAATTAGAACCCCCCTACAGATAAGATCACAGTTTTTAAGTTTTTATTATCCCTATACCATCCTTGATTTGGATTTTCACATTTGAATATGATTCGAGCTCTTCTAGGAATGTGTTGGCATTCTCCACATCCATCAGATAAGGATAATAGCCTATGATATTTATAGGATAAATATGGACGATAGAACTGTTACCTTTAATCGTTACAATTATTATCATAGATCTTTTCGTCTCAGGGTTTTGCATGTCAAACACGCAATTTCCAAGACTATAAAAGATTAGATGGCCTTTATATTCTTCTATACTACCTGAGACGTGGGGATGATGTCCAATTACCATGAATGCGCCTTCATCAATACATTTATGTGATATGTTCTTTTGTAGCTCATTTGGAGTGTGACGGTATTCATTCCCATAATGGAACTCACAGATAATATAATCGGCCCCGGCCTTTTTAGCATTATCTATGGCAGATTTTATATGATCCCATGATATTGGAGCGAAACCCGGCCTGTTTTTGGTTGTGGGTGGCATATAATGTTCATCTGCGAATTCTGATGCTTGTATGATAGCTATCTTTTTTCCTTTCACGTCTATTATGAGGGGTTTGTAGGCTTCTGTTATATTAGGGCCTGCGCCCACATACATTATACCACTTGCCTCCAAGTTTTTTATGGTGTCATTGAGGCCTTCTTCCCCGTAGTCCATGAGATGATTGTTTGCGAGGCATGCGACGTCAACTCCAGCGTCTTTGAGTAATTTTGTAAACTGTGGATCTGCTTTGAATGTTATCAGTTTATCTCTTTGGTTTGTTGATGTAGTGATGGGCGATTCTAGGTTTATCACGGTTAGATCGGCCCCATTGGTTAAGTTGATCACATTCTTGAATGGTTGCGGATCATCATATAAAACTGCGTTAACATTTCTCCCTAGCATCACATCCCCAGTAAAAGTGATGTTAATAGGTTTTTCCGGCTCAGACACCTTATCCTTTGGATTTGTGACATTAAAATATGACAAGGCAATGATTAAAAGGACAACAAACACTATGATTATGTTTTTTCTCATAATTTCATGTTTTACAATGTTCAATATAAACCTTTATTCAAAGAAATTGAATAGGGTGAACACCCCCCTAAAATCCTAATTTATAGATTTTTATAACTGGGAGTATCCATCCCCGATCATTTATTATCCTTTTTTTTGGAGATGCAAAAAAGTATATGTATGAGATAAATAATATTTTGTAATATAATATTATTTTATAAGGGGGTGTTTTACAGTTGGTATTTAAAGATCGGTTCAATGAAAGAGAATGGTTAACTCTACAAGCAGCTCCCATTTGGGTTTTTGAAATCGTGGCCATAGCTGATGGTAGAATTGATGAAAGAGAATTAGAAGAAGTGTTAAATCAATCAAAGAATGTGATAGAATATTCCAATGGATTTACTTATGAAGTTTTCAAGGATCATGTTGCCACTGTAATGAATAACAACCTTGAATTCAGAAATTTACTAAAAAAGAACCCCTTAGAAGGCCTTAAAATAGTCTCAGATTTGTTAGGGAGAGTGAAACATTCTGAGGCTCAAAATTTCAAGAAAGTATTATTAAAGATGGCGATAAAAGTCGCTGAATCTTCAAATGGGGTTGATAAAAATGAAGAAAGAGCCATTGCAATAGTAATGGGAATACTCGATGGCATATTATAAATTTACACAAAATTTATTTATTCTCAAAGCATTACCAACATCCCAAAGGGCAACTATAAAATCCCAAACACTTTATTTTTTTGTCCACAAATTCCCGTTCACATAATCCCAGGTTAGGATGAATTATCTTCTTCATGATTTAGTTGCTAAGAGAAACCACCAAGCATAGGAACGGGCTTTCATTTGGTTAAAAAGGATTCAGAGGCCCCATTGTTGAATGGTTACAATGGGGGGGTTTGTTCCACAAAATAGGAAACTCCACATCACAAGTGGTAAACTGGTTCATCAAAAAATTTTATATGTTAAAAGGGGAAAATAATATAAAGTTTTTTTTGGGTTAAAATGCTTGCATATTGGAAATCAAGAAATTGAAACAACATAATCTGTGGAGGGTTTAATATAAGTCAAGCCTAAAATCGGGAAATTTAAGAAGATTTTTATCTCAACAGTTATAGTTTTCATAATTGCCTTTATATTTCCAAGTTTATTTCATGTTCATCCAAATTCGCATAATATCGTTTCTAATAATACTACTCCGGCAATCCCTTACAGGACATATGCCGATAATGGGATCACTTTTAGATATCCTGCGGATTGGAAACCTATAAAGGACCTTCATAGTCCCAGTAGGTGGGGGTACCCTCCAGATCCCATCGTAGCTTTTTATGATCCTAGTGACAATCGCACTGAAGCTGATATTAAAACCTATTTTTACATCAAAAAGTTAAATGTAAGATCTCTTGATGAGCAACTCAGTCGATATAGAAGAGATATTGCGGAGATTGGGCAAACTGAAGTTTCAGAGCGAAACATTACAATAAATGGTATGCGGGCTGTGGAGCTTATTAAAACATGGTATGCTGACGGGATACAATATCAGGCTTTAACTGTGCACATTGAGGCCGTCCCAGGATCCGAGTATTATAGAATAGGATGCGTCACGCCACTCAGTGAGTATAATGAGACACTACCTAAATTCAAATTAGTGATAAACAGCTTTAAATTGTTAAAATGAACCATTTCCAAGGGGATATTAAACTTGTGTGAATACAGAAAAGAATCTTTAAAATAAAATTTTATGGAGGGATTATAATGCCCTCCTATGGATACCCCATGATTATTTCTCTTTTTTAGGCGTAATATGTTGCGATGATTTGACTTACACTCGCACAAGTGGTGTAATATGGTTTACTCCCGTATTTTCTGGTAACTAGAGATGGGTCAAAGTTTATCCATTTGCCATTTATTGATACTTGTACCCATCGGTGATTACTTGCTTCTACTGATGCTCCTTGCACTATTCTGACAGTGTATCCATTGTCGTGTAATACTTTTGCCGTCCAAGCGGATAGGCCCCAACAGTCTCCAAGCCCAGTTCTTTCAACTCCTTCTGCTGTGGTGGCTGCTCCATACTGGTGGTTCAAGTTTTTATTGATATATTTTGCTAGGATTTGTAGACCTTCGATCCCCTGTAACCCGTTTAATTGGCCATTCCCGAAGGTTGTGGTTCCATTTCCTCCATTGCCGCTAATAGTACTTGGTACTGTTACGTAGTTTGGTAGTCTTTTGTTGGTTTTTTGGAAGTCCATGATCTTGGAGAAGATGTAGATTAGTGTTTCGTATTTTATTTGTCCTATTGATGTGCTGACGTTACCTGGTGCTCTGCCAGTTGAATCTACGATACTTTTTATATTTAATGCCAAGTTAGTGTATTCCTTTTTTGTTAAAGTTCCACCTCTTGTTGTCCCATTAGAGTTTAAAGGTGCTTGCACATCTTTAAGTGGGATTGCTGCTGCTGAACCTTGACTGGTCTGCACAACATCTGTAGTTAGAAGGTATAGAAATTGGGGCATTGTAACTTGTTCATTTTTAATAGTCACATAATTTGGTAATTTATGGTTGGCGTCACAAAAGTTCTTCACTTTAGTTGCCGCATCATTCACCTCATTTGGCGTGTAGGTTATCTGAGAACTTACTTGCGACGTTACCTGTGAATCTAATGTGGTCGAATTGTTACTGGTTGCAGCGGAAACGTCGCTGACATTTAAAACCAATGCTATACCAAGGAGTAATAGCATTGGGAATATCCATTTTCGCTTAATTTTACCGCCTCCATATCCTATTAATATAGGACTGTTATTTTTTTGTATGAGTACATAGTCGCATGGATATAGTATATAAATGTTTTGGTTTTTTTCTGGGAAAAAAACGACCATAAAACCTTTTTTAGGATTTAAAGGGCGCTGAAAAGTCCATTATATAATATTTTTGGGATAGGTTCTCTTCGTGGCGATTTTTGATAATGGGGGTGGTTTGGATTATCATTTTCCTAAAAGAACCTTTATAGATAGTTTAACACTGATCTAACCATCTATTCATCCATCAAAGCAAGGATATCAAAACTCTATTATAAAAAAGTAGGGATATCAGGTACTCAATATGCATTTAAAAAATTATAAGACCGATAAAGATAATTTAAAGATCATAGATTACCTTAGCCAAATTTTAAAAGTATAAACCACATAATTCCAGTCTACCACTATAATTGCTCATGATTTTAAATACTTGAGTGACTCTTAATTGCTCCTATGAAGAAGTCTATCGTCCATTAAAATAAATTTTAATCCCCCTACTGTAGTACTTGTAGATAAAAACACGAATGGGGGGAAGCTTCCACTTGAGTTTATGAAGGGTTCTAAATATTACAAGGGGGGAGCCCCCACATTTAATAATGATTACTTATGCACCATGGAATGGATCTGGTATTTTGCGAAATGAGTACTCTATGGATGTTTTTGTAGATTACATTGTATAGGATGGAGTGTACTGCTTCTATTATTTCAATTATTGGGCTCATCATCGTTTTCTATATAGGATCATTTAGGGTGTCATTAATAACCAAGAGTCCATTGTTTTATTGTTCTGTTTGCTTGACATACTATCTTCAACTAAGGTTTCAACTTAGGGGTACGATTTTCTAAAATCTATCCGTTTAAAAACCGGTAGACTATCCTGATATGGGGGGAGATTTTCCTTATAATCCCCCCATCTTCATCGGGATGACCAGTTTAATTTAGTCGGATTTGGAGGCAAGTTCTTCGAGAACTTCCTTGGGGAGTTTTTTGGCTATGCTTAACTTTGTGGGGCATCTTCCAAGTTTTATATTCCTTTCTTTCGCCGCTTTTTTAAGATCGACAAGTTTAACTTTTTTAACAAGTTCCTCTAACTCCATATTACTCCACCCTCAAATATTATATAAAATAATGTGATATTTAATTTTTTAGCCCCATCCAATCTTTTACTTGGGGTGAAAAAGTTTCCCTGAAAATGTTATCAAATGATATCATCCCTTCCTTAATAACTCTCCTAAATTTCTTCCGCGGAAGCTGTTATCCCTTCATATCCGTAACTAAAGAGATAATATCCTTTGGGACTTGTAAACTCCCCTCAACGGATGCCGATTTTTACATGGAGTGCAAGATTAGAAGTTGGAAAAATTTTTTACCACCCTTAAGGTTTGTGGGACTGAAAGAAACTTGAAAGCGCAAAATTGCACAGAACATGAGGCCAAAAAATTGGGAGAAAAAAAAAGCTTGGGTTGAATATGCAACCTTGTTGCAAAGGTTCACAGCATTTAATTGAATATTTTCATCCATGCGGCAATGGCAGCCCAAAGCTTATTTGAGAAAGAAAGGAGACTATTCCAAAAAGCTCACCCCCCAATTTTCCCATGTTATATGACCTTAATGAAAGGCTGTTTTAACTTCAAACCTTTGGAAGTGAAGAGTCAAATATGTTCGAGGCACCTGTACAGTTGATTGTTGCCTTTAGAGAATTGCTAGTAATTTTTTCTATGATAATGGTTATAGTGCTTGGTTCTTTACCAGGGGCTTCTGCTCTGATTTCAATTTCCATTGGAGCCTCAACAGGTACCTCATAATTGAAACTGCCATCTGGATTGAGATTTACAACTTCTCCGTTTATTGTAACAGTTGCATTCGGATCTGAAACAACCTCTATTTTTATTATGCTAGTCTTTATGACATCTGAAGTATTCCAATATGCTTCTAGTCTAGTCGCATCTGGGTTAAATTCAGATTCTGTTACATTTATATCCTTATCCATACCATTTGTCATATCCCCATTTGTCCCTGTGTCTATACAACCAGAAAATGACACTACAAAAAAAATCATTACCATACAACTTAAAGGAAACCAAAATAGAAGAGTTAATTCCATATACTTCAAATTAGGGGTCTCCATACGTATCATTCATAAAAGAACCACCTGGAAAAAAGAAAGGAGTGTTTATGCGCCCTTAAACTACTTTTTCTCCACTATTGATCTTTTTAGCTGTGTTATATGCATCATATATTCCATATATCCAAAGTATTGGTGTCGTGACAAAACCTATAATTAAGAAAATCAAAAGCACTGATATAGCATATACGATCATCAAGAGGATCCCTTTAGCTATTTCACCATTATAGATTTGGCCTAGACCAACCCAGAGCGCTGATAATACCGCTGCGAGCCCTGGATTTTTCGCTGTGTATCCTGATTGTCTCACACCACATTTAGGACATATTTCGGCCTTTTCATCTATTTCAGCCCCACAATTCGAACAATATTTAGTGCTCATCCTAATCCCTCTTTGCCTTTAATTTCTTTATAATCATGCTTGTAATATATATCTTATTGTACAATTTTACAGCTGGATTTGAAAACAGTAGAAAGGTAACACTTTAGGGTAAATTTCGGGGATCAAAAAAGTCAAGGGGATAGTGGATAAAAAGAGAAAAATGCCATCTACTGTGGAATCACTTCTTTGCGGATCCCTACAGTCTCCATTATAATGGTTTTGATGAATTTTTTGAGTTTTTCTTCATTTTTTCTGTTGTTGGGATTTAGTGGGAATGCTCCGATGGATGGTATTTCGTTTATGTCTTCCTTGAAAACTATTTTTTGGTTGCCGGGGTAGAGTATGTAGGCGCCGATGCTGTGTAATATGGCGTCCTTGTAGGTGTGCATTTTGTAAATGTCACCGGCTTCGTATTTTCTTTTATATTCTTCTTCCAAGTCTCTTTCTTTAATTTCGGAGTCGTTATAAAAGTTTCTTGTTATTTTTGATCGGTATTTGGCGTCAAAGTGTATGAAATAGGTGCATTCATCAATGTCGACGAGAATAGAATAATCTGGTATGAAAGGTAGGGAATAGGATCTGCATCTT
This DNA window, taken from Methanothermobacter tenebrarum, encodes the following:
- a CDS encoding CapA family protein, which encodes MRKNIIIVFVVLLIIALSYFNVTNPKDKVSEPEKPINITFTGDVMLGRNVNAVLYDDPQPFKNVINLTNGADLTVINLESPITTSTNQRDKLITFKADPQFTKLLKDAGVDVACLANNHLMDYGEEGLNDTIKNLEASGIMYVGAGPNITEAYKPLIIDVKGKKIAIIQASEFADEHYMPPTTKNRPGFAPISWDHIKSAIDNAKKAGADYIICEFHYGNEYRHTPNELQKNISHKCIDEGAFMVIGHHPHVSGSIEEYKGHLIFYSLGNCVFDMQNPETKRSMIIIVTIKGNSSIVHIYPINIIGYYPYLMDVENANTFLEELESYSNVKIQIKDGIGIIKT
- a CDS encoding PsbP-related protein translates to MVSNNTTPAIPYRTYADNGITFRYPADWKPIKDLHSPSRWGYPPDPIVAFYDPSDNRTEADIKTYFYIKKLNVRSLDEQLSRYRRDIAEIGQTEVSERNITINGMRAVELIKTWYADGIQYQALTVHIEAVPGSEYYRIGCVTPLSEYNETLPKFKLVINSFKLLK
- a CDS encoding SpoIVB peptidase S55 domain-containing protein — protein: MCIEPGSRIRCNKKEAVVGAIIPENGNFNVITVQHLLKVGGCNLGDPVYIGKFKGTITRILYDLDLAMATFKVPSSLVNLIEIGSPRLGPAYSLKEGKKNHCTVLSVGRTYHYLAFAHRSLPLPGDSGSPIIQDGKIVGVLCSVFFNSATAIASSLERFL
- a CDS encoding pseudomurein-binding repeat-containing protein — encoded protein: MVVFFPEKNQNIYILYPCDYVLIQKNNSPILIGYGGGKIKRKWIFPMLLLLGIALVLNVSDVSAATSNNSTTLDSQVTSQVSSQITYTPNEVNDAATKVKNFCDANHKLPNYVTIKNEQVTMPQFLYLLTTDVVQTSQGSAAAIPLKDVQAPLNSNGTTRGGTLTKKEYTNLALNIKSIVDSTGRAPGNVSTSIGQIKYETLIYIFSKIMDFQKTNKRLPNYVTVPSTISGNGGNGTTTFGNGQLNGLQGIEGLQILAKYINKNLNHQYGAATTAEGVERTGLGDCWGLSAWTAKVLHDNGYTVRIVQGASVEASNHRWVQVSINGKWINFDPSLVTRKYGSKPYYTTCASVSQIIATYYA
- a CDS encoding zinc ribbon domain-containing protein, whose amino-acid sequence is MSTKYCSNCGAEIDEKAEICPKCGVRQSGYTAKNPGLAAVLSALWVGLGQIYNGEIAKGILLMIVYAISVLLIFLIIGFVTTPILWIYGIYDAYNTAKKINSGEKVV